A DNA window from Arachis duranensis cultivar V14167 chromosome 3, aradu.V14167.gnm2.J7QH, whole genome shotgun sequence contains the following coding sequences:
- the LOC107478629 gene encoding uncharacterized protein LOC107478629 has translation MTAEAWELRILMVALGRGRGRRGANPVEEPTRGAYAFIAAMNTMAEAVRETATATMRAIDRLGEKNGDRNGGRNGERGGDDNDNEGARNHDNPMTLTTFLKSLRAQHVPERQHVEFATYILEGEAEHWWHGVQRLLRQVVEDTDWDTFKEEFYKKYFPRTVCDAKEIELMQLTQGNMSVAEYTKKFENLCRFSKICQENPDDFEEWKCLKYEGGLREELMHSLVPLEIQNFVELVNKS, from the exons ATGACAGCTGAGGCCTGGGAGCTACG GATCTTGATGGTTGCACTGGGACGAGGACGTGGTAGGCGTGGTGCGAATCCTGTAGAGGAACCGACGAGGGGTGCGTATGCTTTTATAGCTGCAATGAACACCATGGCTGAGGCTGTGCGTGAAACGGCAACTGCTACTATGCGAGCAATTGACCGTTTAGGAGAGAAGAACGGAGATCGTAACGGAGGACGCAATGGTGAGCGTGGTGGAGACGATAATGATAATGAAGGCGCTAGAAACCACGATAATCCTATGACACTAACAACCTTTTTGAAG TCACTGCGAGCGCAACATGTACCAGAAAGACAACACGTGGAGTTTGCGACCTATATACTAGAAGGAGAAGCTGAACATTGGTGGCATGGAGTGCAACGCTTGTTGAGGCAGGTGGTGGAGGATACTGATTGGGATACTTTTAAGGAGGAATTTTACAAAAAGTATTTTCCTAGAACTGTTTGTGATGCTAAAGAAATAGAACTGATGCAGTTGACGCAGGGGAATATGTCAGTGGcagaatatactaaaaaatttgagaatttgTGTCGATTCTCTAAGATCTGTCAGGAAAACCCAGATGATTTTGAAGAATGGAAGTGTTTGAAGTACGAAGGAGGACTCCGCGAAGAGCTAATGCATTCGTTAGTACCACTGGAAATACAGAATTTTGTAGAGCTTGTCAATAAGAGTTAG